The following are from one region of the Polaribacter marinaquae genome:
- a CDS encoding DUF456 domain-containing protein, with protein MDIFLLIIGFLLVLLGIVGSFLPVLPGPLTGWLGLLILHFTSVIATNWTFLGITLAIAILIWVLDYIIPAIGTKRFGGSKNGVYGTTIGLFIGLFFIPIPFGLLIGAFFGALIGELMYDSKDTNRALKASFGSFIGILASATIKFSVSFVFVILFLMKFWEYKASFF; from the coding sequence ATGGATATTTTCTTACTAATAATAGGTTTCTTACTGGTTCTTTTAGGAATTGTAGGTTCATTTTTACCTGTTTTACCTGGTCCTTTAACAGGTTGGTTGGGTTTGTTAATCTTACATTTTACATCTGTAATAGCAACTAATTGGACTTTCTTAGGAATTACATTGGCAATTGCAATTCTAATTTGGGTATTAGATTATATAATTCCGGCAATAGGAACCAAACGTTTTGGTGGCAGTAAAAATGGTGTTTATGGCACAACAATAGGTTTATTTATAGGTTTGTTTTTTATTCCGATTCCTTTTGGTTTGTTAATTGGTGCTTTTTTTGGCGCATTAATTGGCGAACTTATGTATGATAGTAAAGATACAAACAGAGCTTTAAAGGCTTCTTTCGGTTCATTTATAGGAATTTTAGCTTCTGCAACTATAAAGTTTTCGGTATCTTTTGTTTTTGTAATTCTATTTCTGATGAAATTTTGGGAATACAAAGCTTCTTTTTTCTAA
- the obgE gene encoding GTPase ObgE, with protein sequence MTEGNFVDYIKIYASSGKGGQGSVHLHREKFITKGGPDGGDGGRGGHIILRGDKNMWTLFHLKFKRHFRAEGGGAGSASRSTGKDAEDIYIDVPLGTIIRDADTDEILHEITEDQKEVILLPGGKGGLGNWNFKSSTNQTPRYAQPGIDGQDGWFRIELKLLADVGLVGFPNAGKSTLLSVLTAAKPKIADYAFTTLKPNLGIVEYRNHQSFVIADIPGIIEGAAEGKGLGHRFLRHIERNSALLFLVPADSDDINKEYEILLNELKKHNPELLDKDRLLAISKTDMLDEELQAEIKAELPKGVEAIFISSVTQKGLQELKDKLWKMLN encoded by the coding sequence ATGACTGAAGGAAATTTTGTCGATTATATAAAGATTTACGCATCTTCTGGTAAAGGAGGTCAAGGTTCTGTGCATTTACACAGAGAAAAATTCATTACCAAAGGAGGACCTGATGGTGGTGATGGTGGCCGTGGAGGACACATAATTTTGCGTGGAGATAAAAACATGTGGACATTATTTCACTTAAAGTTTAAACGTCATTTTAGAGCAGAAGGTGGTGGAGCAGGAAGTGCAAGTAGAAGTACTGGTAAGGATGCAGAAGATATCTATATCGATGTACCTTTGGGTACAATTATTAGAGATGCAGATACGGATGAAATTTTGCATGAAATCACAGAAGATCAAAAAGAAGTAATCTTATTACCTGGTGGTAAAGGCGGACTTGGAAACTGGAATTTTAAATCTTCTACAAACCAAACACCAAGATACGCTCAACCTGGTATCGATGGTCAAGACGGTTGGTTTAGAATCGAATTAAAATTATTAGCAGATGTTGGTTTGGTTGGTTTTCCTAATGCAGGTAAATCTACTTTACTATCTGTTTTAACTGCTGCAAAACCAAAAATTGCAGACTATGCTTTTACAACACTAAAACCAAATTTAGGTATTGTAGAATATAGAAATCATCAATCTTTTGTAATTGCAGATATTCCTGGTATTATAGAAGGTGCTGCAGAAGGTAAAGGTTTAGGTCATCGTTTTTTACGTCATATCGAAAGAAACTCTGCGTTATTATTCTTAGTTCCTGCAGATAGTGATGACATTAATAAAGAATATGAAATTCTTTTAAACGAGCTTAAAAAACACAATCCAGAGTTGTTAGATAAGGATAGATTGTTAGCTATTTCTAAAACAGATATGTTAGATGAAGAGTTACAAGCAGAAATTAAAGCCGAATTACCAAAAGGTGTAGAAGCTATCTTTATTTCTTCGGTTACTCAAAAAGGTTTACAAGAATTAAAAGACAAACTTTGGAAAATGCTGAATTAA
- a CDS encoding adenylate kinase: MSIIKLQDLYFKPYINKDKISAIVKYLATAVKADLPKDEVPIFVGILNGCFLFAADFIREYQGDCEVSFVKLASYNGTSSTDNVKQLVGINEDLTGRTVIILEDIIDTGTTLQEIYNIFKDKNVKQLKVATLFFKPDVFRKELPIDYIGQSIEDKFIVGYGLDYNGLGRNYPEIYQLSTTPQMKNIVLFGPPGAGKGTQAEYLKEMYNLVHISTGDVFRFNIKNQTELGMLAKKYMDDGNLVPDEVTINMLKAEVEKNTDAKGFIFDGFPRTESQAEALDAFLAEKGEQINGMVALEVPEDVLVTRLLERGKTSGRTDDTDEGKIRNRFNEYNTKTAILKDYFEAQNKYYGINGVGSIEEITQRISKVFDTL; encoded by the coding sequence ATGAGTATTATAAAACTTCAAGACCTTTATTTTAAACCTTATATTAACAAGGATAAAATTTCGGCAATTGTAAAGTATTTAGCAACAGCTGTAAAAGCAGATTTACCAAAAGATGAAGTTCCTATTTTTGTAGGAATTTTAAACGGATGCTTTTTATTTGCAGCAGATTTTATTAGAGAATATCAAGGCGATTGTGAAGTATCTTTTGTTAAGCTAGCTTCTTACAATGGCACAAGTAGTACAGATAATGTTAAACAGTTAGTTGGTATTAACGAAGATTTAACTGGCAGAACCGTTATCATCTTAGAAGACATTATAGATACAGGTACAACGCTTCAAGAAATTTATAATATCTTTAAAGATAAAAATGTAAAGCAACTAAAAGTAGCTACATTATTTTTTAAACCAGATGTTTTTAGAAAAGAACTACCCATAGATTATATCGGTCAAAGTATCGAAGATAAATTTATTGTTGGTTATGGTTTAGATTATAATGGTTTAGGAAGAAATTACCCAGAAATATATCAATTATCAACAACACCACAAATGAAAAACATCGTATTATTTGGCCCTCCAGGAGCTGGAAAAGGAACACAAGCAGAGTATTTAAAGGAAATGTATAATTTAGTACACATTTCTACTGGAGACGTATTCCGTTTTAACATCAAAAACCAAACAGAACTTGGTATGTTGGCTAAAAAATATATGGATGATGGAAATTTAGTACCAGATGAGGTTACTATTAACATGCTAAAAGCAGAAGTAGAAAAAAATACAGATGCTAAAGGTTTTATTTTTGATGGTTTTCCAAGAACAGAATCTCAAGCAGAAGCTTTAGATGCATTTTTAGCGGAAAAAGGAGAACAAATAAATGGTATGGTTGCTTTAGAAGTGCCAGAAGACGTATTAGTTACTCGTTTATTAGAAAGAGGTAAAACAAGCGGAAGAACAGACGATACCGACGAAGGTAAAATTAGAAACCGCTTTAATGAATACAACACAAAAACTGCAATTCTTAAAGATTATTTTGAAGCTCAAAATAAATATTACGGAATTAATGGTGTTGGTTCTATAGAAGAAATAACACAAAGAATTTCTAAAGTATTTGATACTTTATAA
- a CDS encoding tetratricopeptide repeat protein: MKKRILIVLLFVVVKVGAQTSAFSAIDSLSDNGRYHLALKKLKAIKDQSFLSNYKTAVIYESIDNYKETANYLEKALDFKEDKKASLKLAKAYQKLSKSNQSIAIYEKLLAKDSLNLILEYQLGKLYLQYRKSKKAISLFKDLIEKDSTNAHYSYQLGLAYAYTKDRDRMINSFIKTYKKDSLHVKSISKLALSFFKLREKDSTYLFINKGLAVAPNHININKVKVNQFYREKKYKEIVPILLKLDSIKPMDLFTNTMLGKVYYNLEGFDNAKVRFENAAEIDATNFKTFTYLGHIGIKKENFSKAMFNYLRAATIGKEKRDEEYYGLASAYYKMKRPKMALRFYEKAFEENRKNHNAKFQVAKITDDLYKDKKMAYKQYKSYNELFKNLDKVESEYVQKRISEIKKDYFMRGEKLEE; this comes from the coding sequence ATGAAAAAGAGAATTTTAATTGTATTACTATTTGTGGTAGTAAAAGTCGGGGCGCAAACCTCGGCTTTTTCTGCGATAGATAGTTTATCAGATAATGGTAGATATCATTTAGCATTAAAAAAACTAAAAGCGATAAAAGATCAATCGTTTTTGTCAAACTATAAAACTGCTGTTATTTACGAATCTATCGATAACTATAAAGAAACAGCGAATTACTTAGAAAAAGCTTTAGATTTTAAAGAAGACAAAAAAGCGAGTTTAAAATTGGCAAAAGCATATCAAAAGTTAAGTAAATCGAATCAATCAATTGCTATTTATGAGAAATTATTGGCAAAAGATTCTTTAAACTTAATTTTAGAATATCAATTGGGTAAATTGTATTTACAGTATAGAAAAAGCAAAAAAGCCATTTCTTTATTTAAAGATTTAATAGAAAAAGATAGTACAAATGCTCATTATTCTTATCAATTAGGTTTAGCATATGCGTACACTAAAGATAGAGATCGTATGATAAATAGCTTTATCAAAACTTATAAAAAGGATAGTTTACATGTAAAGTCAATTTCAAAATTGGCTCTTAGTTTTTTTAAGTTAAGAGAAAAGGATTCTACTTATTTGTTTATTAATAAAGGTTTAGCAGTTGCACCAAACCATATCAATATAAATAAGGTGAAGGTAAATCAATTTTACAGAGAGAAAAAGTATAAAGAGATTGTACCCATTTTGTTAAAGCTAGATAGTATAAAACCTATGGATTTGTTTACAAACACAATGTTAGGTAAAGTGTATTACAATTTAGAAGGTTTTGACAATGCAAAAGTAAGATTTGAAAATGCAGCAGAAATAGATGCAACTAATTTTAAGACTTTTACCTATTTAGGCCATATAGGTATTAAAAAAGAAAATTTTTCTAAAGCAATGTTTAATTACTTAAGAGCAGCAACTATTGGTAAAGAAAAACGAGACGAAGAATATTATGGTTTGGCATCTGCATATTATAAAATGAAACGACCTAAAATGGCTTTGCGTTTTTATGAAAAAGCATTTGAAGAAAACCGTAAAAATCACAATGCAAAATTTCAGGTAGCTAAAATAACAGACGATCTTTATAAGGATAAAAAAATGGCTTACAAACAATATAAAAGCTATAATGAACTTTTTAAAAATTTAGATAAAGTAGAAAGCGAATATGTACAAAAAAGAATATCTGAAATTAAAAAAGACTACTTTATGAGAGGAGAGAAGTTAGAAGAGTAA
- a CDS encoding BlaI/MecI/CopY family transcriptional regulator, translating into MSKQLTKAEEQIMQVLWDLNEASVKEIIAVLPEPKPAYNTVSTIVRILENKEFVAHKPLGRGFMYYPIIDKETYSNQSLHKLMNGYFNGSFKSMVSFFVKENKMDVKELESILKEVNKKE; encoded by the coding sequence ATGAGTAAACAATTAACAAAAGCAGAAGAGCAAATAATGCAAGTATTGTGGGATTTAAATGAAGCCTCTGTAAAAGAAATTATAGCTGTTTTACCAGAACCTAAACCAGCATACAATACTGTTTCTACAATAGTAAGAATTTTAGAAAATAAAGAATTTGTAGCGCACAAACCGTTAGGTAGAGGTTTTATGTATTACCCAATAATAGACAAAGAAACTTATAGCAACCAGAGTTTACATAAATTAATGAATGGTTATTTTAATGGGTCTTTTAAAAGTATGGTTTCTTTTTTTGTAAAAGAAAACAAAATGGATGTTAAAGAGTTAGAGTCTATTTTAAAAGAAGTTAATAAGAAAGAATAA
- the secDF gene encoding protein translocase subunit SecDF translates to MQNKGLIKVFAILFGIVSLYQLSFTFLANKVEDDAKVYAEEKVTDNDARLKATTEKKYLDSVANKNIVDLGIAEYTYNDVRDKEMNLGLDLKGGINAILQVSVKEVLKNLSNDSKNEAFNKALEIADEKQKSSNSNYLDLFFEEFELLAGDTKLSDPSIFGTKALSDKISFNENNISVRETLQKEINSSIGTAFEVLRSRIDKFGVSSPNIQRIGNSGRIQIELPGAKDIERVTSLITSKAELQFWEVYTNAEVLQYLSIANSKSIELLKDTSVTEKVKDTTKKDDIDDLLGESIDSTQVNQKMLFSYLSPMQAQISSTIGYSKVIDTAKVNDLLKRKEIRDLLPNELRYVKFLWDYKSFSTERNATSDDEFEADEIVALYAIKSNRNDVAPLEGDVILDASQVYSQLNKPEVSMTMNSGATKAWAKLTTDLAAQPNKFIAVVLDDNVYTAPTVNNAITGGSTSISGGSMTVAEAEDIATVLKAGKLPAAARIIQAEVVGPSLGQESINASINSFGLAILLVLIWMVLYYGKAGLYADIALAVNILFIFGILASFNAVLTLPGIAGIILTIGMSVDANVIIFERIKESLSKKKGLKQSVEEGFSVKGALSAIIDANITTLLTGIILYVFGTGPIKGFALTLMIGIATSLFTAVFITRLLIDGAVNKNSKLTFNTSFSKGWFQNINVEFLKKRKIAYVISGAIIIGGLISIFSIGLKQGVDFKGGRSYVVRFDQDMNATEVAETLKGAFGTAPEVKTYGTPNQLKITTVYKIEDEGQEVDEEVQSTLFTGLQSYLGETSYENFKPGFEKESAGVMSYIKVEPTIADDIKTSALYAVFGSLLVVFLYILLRFRKVSFSIGAVIAVFHDVLIVLGVFSITYSFMPFDMEIGQSFIAAILTVVGYSLNDTVVIFDRIREFAGIHSNWKYSEVVDKALSSTLGRTINTSLTTLLVMLAIFLFGGDSIKGFMFALIVGVAVGTYSSLFVATPIMFDTSKKEEKNK, encoded by the coding sequence ATGCAAAACAAAGGACTTATTAAAGTATTCGCTATCCTTTTCGGAATAGTGAGTTTATATCAACTATCATTTACATTTTTAGCCAATAAGGTAGAAGATGATGCAAAAGTATATGCAGAAGAAAAAGTAACGGATAATGATGCTAGATTAAAAGCAACAACAGAAAAAAAATATTTAGACAGTGTTGCTAATAAAAACATTGTAGATTTAGGTATTGCAGAATACACTTATAACGATGTAAGAGACAAAGAAATGAATCTTGGTCTTGATTTAAAAGGTGGTATTAATGCAATCTTACAAGTTTCTGTAAAAGAAGTTTTAAAGAATTTATCTAACGATTCTAAAAACGAAGCTTTTAACAAGGCTTTAGAAATTGCAGACGAGAAGCAAAAAAGTAGTAATTCTAACTATTTAGATTTATTTTTCGAAGAATTCGAATTACTTGCTGGAGATACTAAATTAAGCGATCCATCAATTTTTGGTACGAAAGCATTAAGTGATAAAATCTCTTTTAACGAAAACAATATTTCTGTTAGAGAAACTTTACAAAAAGAAATAAACAGTTCTATTGGTACTGCTTTTGAAGTATTAAGAAGTAGAATTGATAAATTTGGAGTTTCTTCTCCAAACATTCAAAGAATTGGTAATTCTGGTAGAATTCAAATTGAATTACCTGGTGCTAAAGACATCGAACGTGTAACTTCTTTAATTACAAGTAAAGCAGAATTACAGTTTTGGGAAGTTTACACAAATGCAGAGGTTTTACAATATTTATCTATAGCAAACTCTAAGTCTATCGAGTTATTAAAAGATACATCTGTAACTGAAAAAGTAAAGGACACTACTAAAAAAGATGATATTGATGATTTATTAGGAGAATCTATCGATTCTACACAAGTAAATCAAAAAATGCTTTTCTCTTACTTAAGCCCAATGCAAGCACAAATAAGCTCTACAATTGGTTATTCTAAAGTAATTGATACTGCAAAAGTAAATGATTTATTAAAGAGAAAAGAAATTAGAGATTTATTACCAAACGAGTTACGTTATGTAAAATTCTTATGGGATTATAAATCTTTTTCTACAGAAAGAAATGCAACTTCAGATGATGAGTTTGAAGCTGATGAAATTGTTGCTTTATACGCTATAAAATCTAACAGAAATGATGTTGCTCCTTTAGAAGGTGATGTAATTTTAGATGCGTCTCAAGTATACAGTCAATTAAACAAGCCAGAAGTAAGCATGACAATGAATAGTGGTGCAACAAAAGCTTGGGCAAAATTAACAACAGATTTAGCTGCACAACCAAACAAATTTATTGCTGTAGTATTAGATGATAACGTTTACACAGCACCAACAGTAAATAATGCAATTACAGGTGGTAGCACTTCTATTTCTGGTGGAAGCATGACTGTTGCAGAAGCAGAAGATATTGCTACAGTATTAAAGGCAGGTAAATTACCAGCTGCTGCAAGAATTATTCAAGCAGAAGTTGTTGGGCCTTCTTTAGGTCAAGAATCTATCAACGCTTCTATCAACTCATTTGGTTTAGCTATTTTATTAGTTTTAATCTGGATGGTTTTATACTATGGTAAAGCTGGTTTATATGCAGATATTGCATTAGCAGTAAACATTTTATTTATCTTCGGTATTTTAGCATCATTTAATGCTGTATTAACTTTACCTGGTATTGCTGGTATTATCTTAACAATAGGTATGTCTGTAGATGCCAACGTAATTATATTCGAAAGAATTAAAGAAAGTTTATCTAAAAAGAAAGGTTTAAAGCAATCTGTAGAAGAAGGATTCTCTGTAAAAGGAGCATTATCTGCAATTATTGATGCAAACATTACTACATTATTAACAGGTATTATTTTATATGTTTTTGGTACAGGACCAATTAAAGGTTTTGCTTTAACATTAATGATTGGTATTGCAACATCTTTATTTACTGCAGTATTTATTACACGTTTATTAATTGACGGTGCTGTAAATAAAAATTCTAAATTAACATTTAACACTTCTTTCTCTAAAGGATGGTTCCAAAATATTAATGTAGAATTCTTAAAGAAACGTAAAATTGCTTATGTAATTTCTGGTGCAATTATTATTGGAGGTTTAATCTCTATTTTTTCTATCGGATTAAAGCAAGGTGTAGATTTTAAAGGTGGTAGATCTTATGTTGTTCGTTTTGATCAAGACATGAATGCTACAGAAGTTGCAGAAACTTTAAAAGGAGCATTTGGTACTGCACCAGAAGTAAAAACTTATGGTACGCCAAATCAATTAAAAATTACAACAGTTTATAAAATAGAAGACGAAGGACAAGAAGTAGACGAAGAAGTACAAAGTACTTTATTTACAGGTTTACAATCTTATTTAGGTGAAACTTCTTACGAAAACTTTAAACCAGGTTTCGAAAAAGAAAGTGCTGGTGTAATGAGTTATATTAAAGTAGAACCAACAATTGCAGATGATATTAAAACATCAGCATTATATGCAGTATTCGGTTCTTTATTAGTAGTATTCTTATACATTTTATTACGTTTTAGAAAAGTATCTTTCTCTATTGGTGCTGTAATTGCAGTTTTCCATGATGTATTAATCGTATTAGGTGTATTCTCTATTACTTATAGCTTTATGCCTTTTGACATGGAAATTGGTCAATCTTTTATTGCGGCAATATTAACCGTTGTTGGTTATTCGCTAAATGATACCGTGGTAATATTCGATAGAATTAGAGAATTCGCAGGTATCCATTCTAACTGGAAATACAGCGAAGTTGTAGACAAAGCATTAAGTTCTACTTTAGGAAGAACAATCAACACTTCTTTAACAACATTATTAGTAATGTTAGCAATCTTCTTATTTGGTGGAGATTCTATTAAAGGATTTATGTTTGCCTTAATTGTAGGTGTAGCTGTTGGTACATATTCATCTTTATTTGTGGCAACACCAATAATGTTTGATACCTCAAAAAAAGAAGAAAAGAACAAATAG
- the lysS gene encoding lysine--tRNA ligase — protein MQLSEQEVVRREKLTKLRDLGINPYPAELFPVDTNSKEIKENFAEDKQVVIAGRLMVINIQGKASFAQLQDGEGRIQLYFNRDEICTGEDKSLYNNVFKKLLDLGDFVGITGTLFTTKVGEKTVMVKDFKLLSKALKPLPMPKVKDGVTYDAFTDPEMRYRQRYADLVVNPHVKEVFIKRTKLFNAMRSFFNDAGYFEVETPVLQPIPGGAAARPFITHHNSLDIPLYMRIANELYLKRLIVGGFDGVYEFSKNFRNEGMDRTHNPEFTAMEIYVSYKDYNWMMDFCEKLLEHCAIAVNGTSEATFGEHKIDFKAPYARVTMADSIKHFTGFDITGKTEDEIREAAKGMNIPVDETMGKGKLIDEIFGEKCEGNYIQPTFITDYPKEMSPLCKEHRDNPELTERFELMVCGKEIANAYSELNDPIDQRERFEHQLKLAQKGDDEATEFIDHDFLRSLEYGMPPTSGMGIGMDRLIMFLTNNQSIQEVLFFPQMRPEKKAPSIELNDEEKAVLAMIEKAGKIDLNDLKAQSGLSNKKWDKTIKGLTKKEVAKVSKTDEGLFVEAL, from the coding sequence ATGCAATTATCAGAACAAGAAGTTGTACGTAGAGAAAAGCTTACAAAATTAAGAGATTTGGGTATCAACCCTTATCCTGCAGAATTATTTCCGGTAGATACCAATTCGAAAGAGATTAAAGAGAACTTTGCGGAAGATAAACAGGTGGTTATTGCAGGTAGATTAATGGTAATTAATATACAAGGTAAAGCCTCTTTTGCACAGTTACAAGATGGTGAAGGTAGAATTCAGCTTTATTTTAATAGAGATGAAATTTGTACTGGCGAAGACAAATCTTTATACAATAATGTCTTTAAGAAATTATTAGATTTAGGAGATTTTGTAGGAATTACCGGAACACTTTTTACAACCAAAGTTGGTGAAAAAACCGTTATGGTTAAAGATTTTAAGTTATTATCTAAAGCTTTAAAGCCTTTACCAATGCCAAAAGTAAAAGACGGTGTTACTTATGATGCGTTTACAGATCCAGAGATGCGTTACAGACAGCGTTATGCAGATTTAGTTGTAAACCCACATGTAAAAGAAGTTTTTATTAAAAGAACAAAATTGTTTAATGCAATGCGTTCTTTCTTTAATGATGCTGGTTATTTTGAAGTTGAAACGCCAGTTTTACAACCCATTCCTGGTGGTGCTGCGGCAAGACCATTTATTACACATCACAATTCTTTAGATATACCGTTATACATGAGAATTGCAAATGAGTTATATTTAAAAAGACTTATTGTTGGTGGTTTTGATGGTGTTTATGAGTTTTCTAAAAACTTTAGAAATGAAGGAATGGACAGAACACACAATCCTGAATTTACAGCTATGGAAATCTATGTTTCTTACAAAGATTACAACTGGATGATGGATTTCTGTGAGAAATTATTAGAACATTGTGCTATTGCGGTTAACGGTACTTCTGAAGCTACTTTTGGTGAACATAAAATTGATTTTAAAGCACCGTATGCTAGAGTTACAATGGCAGATTCTATTAAGCATTTTACTGGTTTCGACATTACAGGAAAAACAGAAGATGAAATTAGAGAAGCTGCTAAAGGCATGAATATTCCTGTTGATGAAACAATGGGTAAAGGAAAATTAATTGATGAAATTTTTGGTGAAAAATGTGAAGGAAACTACATTCAGCCAACATTTATTACAGATTATCCTAAAGAAATGTCGCCGCTTTGTAAAGAACATAGAGACAATCCTGAATTAACAGAACGTTTCGAATTAATGGTTTGCGGTAAAGAAATTGCAAATGCATATTCAGAATTAAACGACCCAATTGATCAAAGAGAACGTTTCGAACATCAGCTTAAATTGGCACAAAAAGGAGACGATGAAGCTACAGAGTTTATAGATCATGATTTCTTACGTTCTTTAGAATATGGTATGCCACCTACTTCTGGTATGGGAATTGGTATGGACAGGTTAATTATGTTTTTAACAAACAATCAATCGATACAAGAAGTACTTTTCTTTCCTCAAATGAGACCAGAGAAAAAAGCGCCTTCTATAGAATTAAACGACGAAGAAAAAGCGGTTTTAGCTAT
- a CDS encoding M56 family metallopeptidase produces the protein MINYIIQVILFQILFLTIYDFFLSKETFFTKNRWYLLSTPILSFLLPLIKIPTFQKAVPQEYIVYLPEVVISPETVIQKSTWYQSLNYIDIIFAIGVIVFTVVFLSKLIQIFKLINSYKLVRKVGYTLVLIPNQSKAFSFFNYIFLGEEIPEDQKEQIIAHELVHSTQKHSLDLLLFEFLKIIMWFNPMIFIYQKRITLVHEYISDEVATKNEPKENYINKLLSSFFQVEDIAFINQFYKQTLIKKRIIMMKKKQSKKMNQLKYLVLIPVLMSMLFYTSCSENELKEISISKKEVQTMYRNQEGVLVSKKGKEETYLDNFIGREAPIGAKKISINDLSNNEREEYEIMKNIIDERGKDRPEFAEIFSFHLYKMPNGRNASAMLMKLDRTTKKTEKRSSKDSSVNILKIEKAPTFPGCEEGDKNCLHKSIKQHFSKNFDTNLPDNLGLSSGKKRVFVGFKIDKEGNIVNVKARAPHPKIKDEVIRVMKTLPKMIPGENKDGKVVVSYNVPFTILVN, from the coding sequence ATGATTAATTATATAATTCAAGTAATCTTATTTCAAATATTGTTTTTAACTATTTATGATTTCTTTTTAAGTAAAGAAACCTTTTTCACTAAAAACAGATGGTATTTGTTAAGCACACCAATACTGTCCTTTTTATTACCATTAATAAAAATACCAACATTTCAAAAAGCGGTTCCGCAAGAATATATTGTGTACTTACCAGAAGTCGTTATTTCTCCAGAAACTGTTATTCAAAAATCAACGTGGTATCAATCTTTAAATTATATCGATATCATATTTGCCATTGGTGTTATTGTTTTTACAGTGGTTTTTTTATCAAAATTAATACAGATATTCAAGCTTATAAATTCTTATAAACTTGTAAGAAAAGTAGGGTATACTTTGGTTTTAATTCCGAATCAATCAAAAGCATTTTCGTTTTTTAATTATATTTTTTTAGGAGAAGAAATTCCAGAAGATCAAAAAGAACAAATAATTGCGCATGAGTTAGTACATAGCACTCAAAAGCACTCTTTAGATTTATTATTGTTTGAGTTTTTAAAAATTATAATGTGGTTTAATCCGATGATTTTTATTTACCAAAAAAGAATTACGCTAGTGCACGAATATATTTCTGATGAAGTTGCCACCAAAAATGAACCCAAAGAAAATTACATAAATAAATTGCTATCAAGTTTTTTTCAGGTTGAAGATATTGCATTTATCAACCAATTTTACAAACAAACATTAATTAAAAAAAGAATTATTATGATGAAGAAAAAACAATCTAAAAAAATGAATCAGTTAAAGTATTTGGTATTGATTCCGGTATTAATGAGTATGCTTTTTTATACTTCTTGTTCTGAAAATGAACTAAAAGAAATTTCAATTTCTAAAAAAGAAGTACAAACAATGTATCGAAATCAAGAAGGGGTTCTTGTAAGTAAAAAAGGAAAGGAAGAAACATATTTAGATAATTTTATAGGAAGAGAAGCACCAATAGGAGCAAAGAAAATTTCAATAAATGATTTATCTAACAATGAAAGAGAAGAATATGAAATAATGAAAAATATAATTGACGAAAGAGGAAAAGATAGACCTGAGTTTGCTGAAATATTTAGTTTTCATCTTTATAAAATGCCAAACGGAAGAAATGCTAGTGCAATGTTAATGAAATTGGATAGGACAACAAAAAAGACTGAAAAGCGAAGTTCTAAAGATAGTTCTGTAAATATTTTAAAAATAGAAAAGGCTCCAACTTTTCCTGGGTGTGAGGAAGGAGATAAAAATTGTCTTCATAAAAGTATTAAACAACATTTTAGTAAAAATTTTGATACAAACTTACCAGATAATTTGGGCTTATCATCAGGTAAAAAAAGAGTTTTTGTTGGTTTTAAAATTGATAAAGAAGGGAATATCGTAAATGTTAAGGCAAGAGCTCCGCATCCAAAAATTAAAGATGAAGTTATCCGTGTAATGAAAACTTTACCTAAAATGATTCCGGGTGAAAATAAAGACGGAAAAGTTGTGGTTAGTTACAATGTACCATTTACTATTTTGGTAAACTAA